The following are encoded together in the Phocoena sinus isolate mPhoSin1 chromosome 11, mPhoSin1.pri, whole genome shotgun sequence genome:
- the EIF1B gene encoding eukaryotic translation initiation factor 1b, whose amino-acid sequence MSTIQNLQSFDPFADATKGDDLLPAGTEDYIHIRIQQRNGRKTLTTVQGIADDYDKKKLVKAFKKKFACNGTVIEHPEYGEVIQLQGDQRKNICQFLLEVGIVKEEQLKVHGF is encoded by the exons ATGTCCACTATCCAGAACCTCCAATCTTTCG ACCCCTTTGCTGATGCAACTAAGGGTGACGACTTACTCCCGGCAGGGACTGAGGATTACATTCATATAAGAATCCAGCAACGGAACGGCAGAAAGACACTGACTACTGTTCAGGGCATTGCAGATGATTATGACAAGAAGAAACTTGTGAAAGCTTTCAAAAAG AAATTTGCCTGTAATGGTACTGTGATTGAACATCCTGAATACGGAGAGGTTATTCAGCTTCAAGGTgaccaaagaaaaaacatttgccAGTTTCTCTTGGAG gTTGGCATTGTCAAGGAGGAACAGCTTAAGGTTCATGGATTCTAA